A single genomic interval of Desulfatiglans anilini DSM 4660 harbors:
- a CDS encoding universal stress protein: MVEEARKKVLVGVDGSDRASQTVRYMGRIAPFQHMQIVLYNVFSAVPDAYWDLQRQSHVAKRVSEIKAWELQRRKEAENFMEKARKMLLAMGLADEDIVVKIRDRQEGLARDLIKEAEGGYSAVAVGRRGAGFLKHIVLGSVATKLLERLSFLPLALVGKKATPDKVLVAMDSSENSRRALDSVADLFAGSPCTIDMMHVIRATEADYVTEVSGEMAEVFKNAKESLILRGFKPEQIGSKIISGAKSRAETVVATARSEGYGTIVAGRRGLSKVQEFFMGRVSNKIVYLAKGLAVWIVP, encoded by the coding sequence ATGGTAGAAGAGGCTCGCAAGAAGGTACTGGTGGGGGTGGACGGCTCTGATCGTGCGTCCCAGACGGTCAGATATATGGGCAGGATAGCGCCTTTTCAGCACATGCAGATCGTGCTCTACAACGTGTTCAGCGCGGTGCCCGATGCGTATTGGGATTTACAGAGACAGTCCCATGTGGCCAAACGCGTCTCCGAGATCAAGGCCTGGGAACTGCAGCGGCGGAAAGAGGCCGAAAATTTCATGGAAAAGGCCCGCAAAATGCTTCTGGCCATGGGCCTCGCGGACGAGGACATCGTGGTCAAGATCAGGGATCGCCAGGAGGGGCTGGCCCGTGACTTGATCAAGGAGGCCGAAGGGGGTTACAGCGCTGTGGCGGTCGGAAGGCGGGGCGCCGGGTTTCTCAAGCACATCGTGCTCGGCAGTGTCGCGACGAAGCTGCTCGAGCGCCTGTCGTTTCTTCCCCTCGCGCTGGTGGGCAAAAAGGCCACGCCGGACAAGGTTCTCGTGGCCATGGACAGTTCCGAAAACAGCCGGCGGGCCCTGGACTCGGTGGCGGACCTGTTTGCCGGGAGCCCGTGCACGATCGATATGATGCATGTCATTCGTGCCACCGAGGCTGACTATGTAACCGAGGTCTCGGGTGAGATGGCGGAGGTTTTCAAGAATGCCAAAGAGAGCCTGATCCTGAGGGGCTTCAAGCCCGAACAGATCGGCTCCAAGATCATCAGCGGCGCCAAGAGCCGGGCGGAGACGGTTGTAGCAACGGCCAGAAGCGAGGGCTATGGAACGATCGTTGCGGGCCGGAGGGGGCTTTCCAAGGTGCAGGAATTTTTCATGGGGCGGGTGAGCAACAAGATCGTTTATCTTGCTAAAGGGTTGGCGGTCTGGATCGTCCCCTGA
- a CDS encoding FmdB family zinc ribbon protein — protein sequence MPLYDFRCNDCGTDFEALMPAAAENTPDCLSCGSSNVEKRLSVPASYSGKTRNRLPGTGDTTCCGGSPGHRGCAGPGSCCGKA from the coding sequence ATGCCCCTTTATGATTTCCGCTGCAACGACTGCGGGACGGACTTCGAGGCCCTGATGCCTGCCGCAGCTGAAAACACGCCTGACTGCCTGTCCTGTGGGAGTTCGAACGTGGAGAAGCGGCTGTCCGTGCCGGCTTCCTACTCTGGAAAGACGCGGAACAGGCTGCCCGGAACGGGCGATACGACCTGCTGCGGCGGCAGCCCAGGCCATCGCGGTTGCGCCGGCCCAGGAAGCTGCTGCGGAAAGGCCTGA
- a CDS encoding F0F1 ATP synthase subunit epsilon: MADDKGMRLRIHEPSGLFLDKVVRKITAEGPDGAFGILPRHLDLAAVLVPGIFSYEEFEGGRTFLALDEGILVKQGREVQIAARMAVKGELGALKQSVEEMIAVVDDRERRTRSAVARLEADFVRRFVTFGKNV; this comes from the coding sequence ATGGCTGATGACAAGGGCATGCGCCTGAGGATCCACGAACCGAGCGGTCTTTTCCTCGACAAGGTCGTGAGGAAGATCACGGCCGAAGGTCCCGACGGGGCCTTCGGCATCCTGCCGCGCCATCTCGATCTGGCGGCGGTTCTGGTGCCCGGGATTTTTTCCTACGAGGAGTTCGAAGGCGGAAGGACGTTTCTGGCACTCGACGAAGGGATTCTGGTGAAGCAGGGCCGCGAGGTGCAGATCGCCGCCCGGATGGCGGTCAAAGGTGAATTGGGGGCGTTGAAGCAGTCGGTCGAGGAGATGATCGCGGTGGTGGACGATCGGGAGCGCAGGACCCGCTCCGCCGTGGCGCGGCTCGAGGCCGATTTCGTGCGAAGGTTTGTAACGTTTGGGAAAAATGTCTGA
- the atpD gene encoding F0F1 ATP synthase subunit beta has protein sequence MTAADRDQQGQEIQGTIAAVRGSVVDVFFPDALPPIRSLILAGLDGKISIEASAHLDAHTLRGIAFHPTAGLSRGDPARTSGEPLKTPVGKELLGHMLNVFGDPLDSFEMPGGLERRSIHRRPIPLSERVSGDEVFFTGVKALDLLAPLERGGKAGLFGGAGVGKTVVITELIHNMVGKHRGMSIFCGIGERCREGEELYREMKAAGVLPNTVMVFGQMNESPGARFRVGHTALTMAEYFRDDLDQDVLLLVDNIFRFIQAGSELSGLLGRLPSRMGYQPTLATELAELEERIASTRKAAITSIQAVYVPADDLTDPSAVHTFAHLSASIVLSRKRASEGFYPAVDPLQSRSTMLQARVVGERHYHVAREVRKTLATYEELKDIIAMLGLEELSREDRRIVSRARRLERFLTQPFFTTKQFTGLDGKMVEIEETIKGCERILDDAFADQPESILYMIGAIEEADARVQERDGNKD, from the coding sequence ATGACCGCAGCCGATCGTGATCAGCAGGGGCAGGAGATACAGGGCACCATCGCCGCGGTGCGGGGAAGCGTGGTGGACGTGTTTTTCCCCGACGCCCTGCCGCCGATCAGGAGCCTCATCCTGGCCGGGCTTGATGGGAAGATCTCGATCGAGGCATCGGCGCACCTCGATGCCCATACCCTGCGCGGGATCGCTTTTCACCCGACCGCCGGCTTGAGCCGCGGCGATCCGGCGCGGACCTCCGGCGAGCCCTTGAAGACACCGGTGGGTAAAGAACTCCTCGGGCACATGCTCAATGTCTTCGGGGATCCACTGGACAGTTTCGAGATGCCCGGGGGCCTCGAGCGCAGATCGATCCACCGGCGGCCCATCCCGCTCTCGGAGCGGGTGAGCGGCGACGAGGTCTTTTTCACCGGTGTCAAGGCCCTGGACCTCCTGGCGCCCCTTGAGCGGGGCGGGAAGGCGGGCCTCTTCGGCGGCGCCGGCGTGGGCAAGACCGTGGTCATCACGGAGCTCATCCACAATATGGTCGGCAAGCATCGCGGAATGAGCATCTTCTGCGGGATCGGTGAGCGGTGCCGTGAAGGCGAAGAACTCTACCGGGAAATGAAGGCCGCCGGTGTGCTGCCGAACACGGTGATGGTCTTCGGGCAGATGAACGAATCCCCGGGCGCCCGTTTCCGCGTGGGGCACACCGCGCTGACAATGGCCGAATATTTCCGGGACGACCTCGATCAGGACGTTCTTCTGCTCGTGGACAACATCTTCCGTTTCATTCAGGCGGGCTCGGAGCTCTCGGGTCTCCTGGGACGGCTTCCCTCCCGCATGGGCTATCAACCGACGCTCGCGACCGAACTGGCCGAACTCGAAGAGCGGATCGCGAGTACGCGCAAGGCGGCGATCACTTCCATCCAGGCCGTGTATGTGCCGGCGGACGACCTGACCGACCCGTCGGCCGTCCATACCTTCGCGCATCTTTCGGCCTCCATCGTCCTGAGCCGTAAACGGGCGAGCGAAGGCTTCTACCCGGCTGTCGACCCGCTTCAGTCCCGGTCCACCATGCTGCAGGCCCGGGTTGTAGGGGAGCGCCATTATCATGTCGCCCGCGAGGTCCGCAAGACCCTCGCCACCTATGAGGAGCTGAAGGACATCATCGCCATGCTGGGCCTGGAGGAGCTCTCGCGCGAGGATCGGCGTATCGTCTCCCGGGCGAGGAGGCTCGAACGGTTCCTGACGCAGCCTTTTTTCACGACCAAACAGTTTACCGGCCTCGACGGAAAGATGGTCGAGATCGAAGAGACGATCAAAGGGTGCGAACGGATCCTGGATGATGCCTTCGCTGATCAGCCCGAAAGCATCCTCTACATGATCGGAGCGATCGAAGAGGCCGATGCGCGCGTGCAGGAGAGGGATGGAAACAAGGACTGA
- a CDS encoding HD domain-containing protein — protein sequence MENLQPVFEKIWKMARPYLQTRNNESHTRIAVAFAKALLQAEGGNEDIVIPAVILHDVGWSRVPETLHLQAFGPRATMPEVNRIHEEAGAEIATAILQAVGYPSEKTEEIAAIIEGHDSRPKGRTLNDTIVKDADKLWRYSEDGVSVNQARFDFSREAICSRLERMVDEWFLTPTGRSIALQELSRRRASGSA from the coding sequence ATGGAAAATTTGCAGCCGGTTTTTGAAAAGATCTGGAAGATGGCCCGGCCTTATCTGCAGACCCGGAATAACGAATCGCACACCCGCATCGCGGTCGCCTTTGCCAAGGCGCTCCTTCAGGCCGAGGGCGGGAATGAGGATATTGTCATCCCGGCGGTGATCTTGCATGACGTCGGTTGGAGCAGGGTGCCTGAGACGCTGCACCTGCAGGCCTTCGGCCCCAGGGCGACGATGCCTGAGGTCAACCGCATCCATGAGGAAGCGGGGGCGGAGATCGCGACGGCGATCCTCCAGGCTGTGGGCTATCCCTCCGAAAAAACGGAGGAGATTGCAGCTATCATCGAAGGACACGACTCGCGGCCCAAAGGCCGGACCCTGAACGACACCATCGTAAAAGACGCGGACAAACTCTGGCGCTATTCGGAGGACGGGGTCTCCGTCAACCAAGCCCGCTTCGATTTTTCCCGGGAGGCGATATGCTCCCGGCTCGAGAGGATGGTCGATGAGTGGTTTCTGACGCCAACCGGCCGATCGATTGCCCTGCAGGAACTGTCGAGGCGCCGGGCGTCCGGGTCGGCGTGA
- a CDS encoding AtpZ/AtpI family protein has translation MSDPIEKGPNRFPDEVGLREKRKLRAEKHRPQGVWFGLGMFGIVGWSVSVPTVVFVFLGIWIDLKWPGPYSWTLMLLVIGLIVGCLNAWFWVNRERKAINEEREDGLR, from the coding sequence ATGTCTGATCCGATCGAAAAGGGGCCGAATCGCTTTCCGGATGAAGTCGGACTCCGGGAGAAGCGCAAGCTGAGGGCGGAGAAGCACCGCCCGCAGGGGGTGTGGTTCGGCCTGGGGATGTTCGGCATCGTGGGCTGGTCGGTCTCCGTTCCGACGGTCGTTTTCGTTTTTCTGGGGATCTGGATCGATCTCAAGTGGCCTGGACCTTATTCGTGGACCTTGATGCTCCTGGTGATCGGGCTGATCGTCGGATGTCTGAACGCCTGGTTCTGGGTCAATCGCGAACGCAAGGCCATCAACGAAGAGCGGGAAGATGGGCTCCGTTGA
- a CDS encoding universal stress protein has translation MIEFKKILVPYDFTENAAKVIPHAISLSQKYDATICFMHVVEDLARWGIGAYVPHLPLDSFKKEALEGARQAMDTFCAEELGSCASVRKILSAGDPVEEILKTIEQEAIDLVIMATHGRKGLEHTIFGSVAENVLRRSSAPVLTINPHTVKK, from the coding sequence ATGATCGAGTTCAAGAAAATTCTCGTCCCGTATGACTTCACCGAAAACGCCGCCAAGGTCATCCCTCACGCTATATCTTTGTCACAGAAATACGATGCCACCATCTGTTTCATGCACGTCGTGGAAGATCTCGCCCGCTGGGGCATCGGGGCTTACGTCCCGCATCTGCCCCTGGATTCGTTCAAGAAAGAGGCCCTGGAAGGGGCGCGCCAGGCGATGGACACATTCTGCGCCGAAGAGCTTGGAAGCTGCGCCAGCGTCCGTAAGATCCTGAGTGCAGGTGATCCGGTGGAAGAAATCCTCAAAACCATCGAACAGGAAGCGATCGATCTGGTCATTATGGCGACACATGGAAGGAAGGGGCTCGAACATACCATCTTCGGCAGCGTCGCCGAGAATGTTTTGAGGAGATCGAGCGCTCCCGTGCTGACCATCAACCCGCACACGGTCAAAAAATGA
- a CDS encoding LapA family protein produces the protein MKKGFQEAHRSERRGKDHMKPKWIAAIVLVVLIVVFLFQNTQVITLRLYFWEISMSQILLLPLVLLIGFGLGYASAAWRQKRRSGRSESGL, from the coding sequence GTGAAAAAGGGTTTTCAAGAAGCGCATCGATCTGAACGCCGGGGGAAAGACCATATGAAACCGAAGTGGATTGCGGCCATCGTTCTGGTGGTTCTCATTGTTGTCTTTCTGTTCCAGAACACGCAGGTGATCACTTTGCGCCTTTATTTCTGGGAGATCTCCATGTCTCAGATCCTGCTGCTGCCGCTGGTGCTGCTGATTGGGTTCGGCCTGGGATATGCCTCTGCGGCATGGCGTCAAAAAAGAAGATCCGGCCGAAGCGAAAGCGGACTCTAG
- a CDS encoding YitT family protein, with product MSFEKVQSVLGSPRQVLWNLLLISTGSLLCAVSVNAILIPQEFIGAGFTGVALVLHYLFPSLEVPVVYFAMNIPVFLLGWAYVGRRFFLYSIVGMLIFSAALNWSHVPLPVENKILGALLAGIIMGVGSGIILRSWGSAGGTDILSVILLKRFSIRLGSTVLAFNACVLVAGGLLFSLESALYTLVYLYVNSNMVNLVVTGLSQRKAVYIISPSWENISHGILEKLNRGVTILEGQGGYSGKPEKILFAVITFRELSRLKRLVREVDPNAFMVVSDTLEVMGHRIGNQPHW from the coding sequence ATGTCGTTCGAAAAGGTCCAGTCCGTCCTGGGCAGCCCGCGGCAGGTCCTGTGGAACCTGCTGCTGATCAGCACCGGCAGTCTCCTGTGCGCCGTTTCCGTCAACGCCATCCTGATCCCCCAGGAGTTTATCGGAGCCGGTTTTACGGGGGTTGCGCTGGTGCTCCACTATCTCTTTCCCTCGCTTGAGGTTCCCGTCGTCTACTTTGCCATGAATATCCCGGTCTTTCTCCTGGGCTGGGCCTATGTGGGGCGGCGCTTCTTCCTCTACAGCATCGTCGGGATGCTGATCTTCTCCGCAGCGCTCAACTGGAGCCATGTCCCGCTTCCGGTCGAAAACAAGATCCTCGGCGCCCTGCTGGCGGGGATCATCATGGGGGTGGGCTCCGGCATCATTCTCCGGTCATGGGGATCGGCCGGGGGAACGGATATTTTATCGGTGATTCTGCTCAAGCGGTTTTCGATACGTCTGGGAAGCACGGTCCTTGCGTTCAACGCCTGTGTGCTGGTGGCCGGAGGCCTCCTGTTTTCTTTGGAGAGCGCGCTCTACACGCTGGTCTATCTTTACGTCAACTCGAATATGGTGAATCTCGTCGTAACCGGTTTGAGTCAGCGCAAGGCCGTCTATATCATCTCGCCCTCGTGGGAAAACATCTCGCACGGTATTCTGGAAAAGCTGAACCGGGGCGTCACGATCCTGGAGGGCCAGGGGGGATACTCCGGCAAGCCGGAGAAGATCCTTTTTGCCGTGATCACCTTCCGGGAGCTTTCAAGGCTCAAACGCCTCGTGCGGGAAGTGGATCCCAATGCCTTCATGGTGGTATCGGACACCCTGGAGGTCATGGGGCATCGGATCGGCAACCAGCCGCACTGGTGA
- a CDS encoding glycosyltransferase: MSYNTALRAYTAKRIEEIGSADILVGIPCFNNDKTIGHVIQMVTHGLAAHYQDKRSVIFIADGGSTDDSREAAREFEIKPWQEKIVSIYRGPGGKGSALRSLFEAAYRLKVKACAMVDSDLRSITPDWVKYLIDPVLEKGYQFVAPVYVRHKWDGTITNNIVYNLTRALYGKRIRQPIGGDFALSRDVAKYYIDQDVWDTDVARFGIDIWMTVSAVTRGFRICQSNLGVKIHDAKDPGQHLGPMFRQVLSALFSSMEANEAFWKQIKGSKPLEIFGFQEKFEPEPVTVNLDGLIELFRTGYAQFSPLWKDILSEPSFEEISKAAKMDPKHFHLPTEAWVRILYELAATFHAWTINRRKLLDLMTPLYFARVASFVLESWDMSSDEAEELVEEQAVKFEEQKDYLIHLWDEKSA; encoded by the coding sequence ATGAGCTACAACACGGCCCTCAGGGCTTACACCGCCAAGCGCATCGAAGAGATCGGCTCGGCTGACATCCTTGTGGGGATCCCCTGCTTCAACAACGACAAAACAATCGGGCACGTCATCCAGATGGTCACCCATGGACTGGCGGCCCATTACCAGGACAAGCGCAGCGTCATTTTCATCGCCGACGGCGGTTCCACGGACGACAGCCGCGAGGCCGCGCGCGAGTTCGAGATCAAACCCTGGCAGGAAAAAATCGTCTCCATCTACCGCGGCCCGGGAGGCAAAGGCTCCGCTCTCAGATCGTTGTTCGAAGCCGCCTATCGGCTCAAGGTCAAGGCCTGTGCGATGGTGGATTCGGACCTGAGAAGCATCACCCCGGACTGGGTCAAATATCTCATCGATCCCGTCCTCGAAAAAGGCTATCAGTTCGTGGCCCCCGTCTATGTCCGGCACAAATGGGACGGAACCATCACCAACAACATCGTCTACAACCTGACACGGGCCCTGTACGGGAAACGCATCCGGCAGCCCATCGGCGGCGACTTCGCCCTGTCACGCGACGTGGCCAAATACTACATCGACCAGGACGTCTGGGACACGGATGTCGCCCGTTTCGGCATCGACATCTGGATGACCGTCAGCGCCGTGACACGCGGGTTTCGGATCTGCCAGTCGAACCTGGGGGTCAAGATCCATGACGCAAAGGACCCTGGACAACACCTTGGTCCGATGTTCCGCCAGGTCCTCTCCGCCCTCTTCTCGAGCATGGAGGCGAACGAGGCCTTCTGGAAGCAGATCAAGGGCAGCAAGCCCCTCGAGATCTTCGGCTTCCAGGAAAAATTCGAGCCGGAGCCGGTCACGGTGAATCTGGATGGATTGATCGAGCTTTTCAGGACGGGATACGCCCAGTTTTCCCCGCTCTGGAAGGATATCCTGAGCGAACCGTCCTTCGAAGAGATCTCCAAGGCCGCGAAGATGGACCCGAAGCATTTCCACCTGCCGACCGAGGCATGGGTCCGCATCCTCTACGAACTGGCCGCGACTTTCCACGCATGGACCATCAACCGAAGGAAACTGCTGGACCTCATGACCCCGCTCTATTTTGCGCGGGTGGCCTCCTTCGTCCTGGAAAGCTGGGACATGTCGTCGGACGAGGCCGAAGAACTGGTCGAGGAGCAGGCCGTCAAATTCGAGGAGCAGAAGGACTACCTGATCCATCTCTGGGACGAAAAGTCTGCTTGA
- the cdaA gene encoding diadenylate cyclase CdaA, whose translation MQFFSIITNLRIQDVLDILFLTAVTYYLYRWFRSTKAFKALVGLMVLGVVYLVARSWGLFLTTWSFQILWQVFIVLLIILFQSEIRQVLERVNPLEAIGLRRLSAPENWIAAFVKAVFAMSARKIGALIIIERVDAVAEWITAGQPLDAEPTPELILSIFQKESPLHDGAVLIKDGRLNRVACYLPLSPDEGLPKEWGTRHRAALGLSERCDAWVIVVSEERGHVSLAQGGKMIRVEDEKQLAQWVIKALRPPSTADRSWPERLQNLVINRWQTKLGTLLVVSCLWLLLAGQQDFEVSLSVPIDLKSLPATVEIVEPVNPEIGITVRGLRKDASVLNKSNVKAELDLSLARPGKRAFLITRDRVYLPNDRVQVVRIEPSRIDFTFRAAPAPQPDEIRPAS comes from the coding sequence ATGCAGTTCTTCTCCATCATCACGAATCTGCGTATTCAGGATGTGCTGGACATCCTGTTCCTTACCGCCGTAACCTATTACCTTTACAGATGGTTCCGCTCCACCAAGGCCTTCAAGGCTCTCGTGGGCCTCATGGTCCTCGGAGTCGTCTATCTCGTCGCCCGCTCGTGGGGCCTTTTCCTGACGACCTGGTCATTCCAGATCCTGTGGCAGGTGTTTATCGTCCTCCTGATCATCCTCTTTCAATCGGAGATCCGGCAGGTGCTCGAACGGGTCAACCCGCTCGAGGCCATCGGTCTCAGACGCCTTTCGGCCCCCGAGAACTGGATAGCCGCCTTCGTGAAGGCGGTCTTCGCCATGTCGGCCAGGAAGATCGGGGCCCTGATCATCATCGAACGGGTGGACGCCGTCGCCGAGTGGATCACCGCGGGCCAGCCGCTGGACGCCGAACCGACACCCGAATTGATCCTCAGCATCTTCCAGAAGGAGTCCCCGCTCCATGACGGCGCCGTCTTGATCAAGGACGGCCGGTTGAACCGGGTCGCCTGTTACCTTCCCCTGAGTCCGGATGAAGGGCTCCCCAAGGAATGGGGCACCCGCCACAGGGCTGCGCTCGGTTTGTCGGAGCGCTGCGACGCCTGGGTGATCGTGGTATCGGAGGAAAGGGGCCATGTCTCGCTGGCCCAGGGCGGGAAGATGATCCGCGTGGAGGATGAAAAGCAGTTGGCCCAGTGGGTCATCAAGGCCCTCCGGCCGCCTTCCACGGCAGACAGGAGCTGGCCGGAGCGGTTGCAGAATCTGGTGATCAACCGCTGGCAAACCAAACTCGGGACCCTGCTGGTCGTCTCATGCCTGTGGCTTCTGCTTGCAGGGCAACAGGATTTCGAGGTGTCCTTGAGCGTCCCCATCGATCTGAAAAGCCTGCCCGCCACCGTCGAGATCGTCGAGCCGGTCAACCCCGAAATCGGAATCACGGTCCGTGGTCTGCGCAAGGATGCGAGCGTGCTGAACAAAAGCAACGTAAAGGCCGAGTTGGACCTCTCCCTGGCCCGCCCAGGAAAGCGCGCTTTTCTGATCACCCGAGACCGGGTCTATCTGCCCAACGACAGGGTCCAGGTGGTGCGCATCGAACCTTCGCGGATCGATTTCACCTTCAGGGCCGCTCCAGCGCCCCAGCCGGATGAGATCAGACCGGCCTCTTGA
- the glgA gene encoding glycogen synthase GlgA, protein MPENRLKVLYLTPEAVPFAKTGGLADVAGALPEALHDRGIDVRLMLPCYRAVLEQQRGLERVAPPFRIEVGDVSLEARVFGGNTPQGVPVYFVEREDLFDRPNLYGNDQGDYYDNCERFTFFAYASLQALHDLSFQPDIIHCHDWQTGLVPALLHRPYRTADFFSRTKTVFTIHNIGYQGLFPPAKLHVTGLPGGWFYHPEGLEYWGNLSFLKSGIVYADALTTVSPTYAGEIQTAEYGRGMEGILSRRRDALYGILNGVDYRVWDPATDTHLPARYDITERSGKAVCKAALIEEAGLDRGLLRQPLLAMISRLDNQKGLDLLLVVLDRLLERDTGLIILGSGDPRIQSGLEEAVTRFPGRMALRTGFDDPLAHRIMAGADLFLIPSRYEPCGLTQMYALKYGTVPVVRATGGLQDTIAPFERDTGRGNGFTFSAYAPEAFFDAILQALSLFSEPGHWARLQSNGMAADFSWARSAGLYLELYEGLLGKSSGG, encoded by the coding sequence ATGCCGGAAAACAGGTTGAAAGTCCTTTATCTGACTCCGGAGGCTGTGCCCTTTGCGAAAACGGGCGGGCTGGCCGATGTCGCCGGGGCGCTTCCCGAGGCCCTCCACGACAGGGGAATCGACGTCAGGCTGATGCTTCCCTGCTACCGGGCGGTGCTGGAACAGCAGCGCGGCCTTGAACGGGTCGCGCCTCCGTTCCGGATCGAGGTCGGAGACGTCTCCCTGGAGGCCCGGGTCTTCGGCGGGAACACCCCACAGGGCGTGCCGGTCTATTTCGTCGAGCGGGAGGACCTCTTCGACCGGCCGAACCTTTACGGCAACGACCAGGGAGACTATTACGACAATTGCGAACGCTTCACCTTCTTCGCCTACGCCTCCCTGCAGGCCCTCCACGACCTGTCTTTCCAGCCGGATATCATCCATTGCCACGACTGGCAGACAGGACTCGTGCCGGCGTTGCTGCACCGTCCTTACAGAACAGCGGATTTTTTCAGCCGGACCAAGACCGTCTTCACGATCCACAACATCGGCTACCAGGGGCTTTTTCCCCCGGCGAAACTTCATGTCACCGGGCTGCCTGGGGGCTGGTTCTACCACCCCGAAGGTCTCGAGTATTGGGGAAATCTGAGCTTTCTCAAATCCGGCATCGTCTATGCCGATGCCCTGACGACGGTAAGTCCTACCTACGCCGGCGAAATCCAGACGGCGGAATACGGCCGCGGCATGGAGGGAATCCTCTCCCGCCGGCGGGATGCCCTTTACGGCATCCTCAACGGCGTCGATTACCGGGTCTGGGATCCCGCAACAGACACCCATCTCCCGGCTCGCTACGACATCACAGAGCGCTCCGGCAAGGCCGTCTGCAAGGCCGCCCTGATCGAGGAGGCCGGGCTCGACCGGGGCTTGCTCCGCCAGCCGCTCCTCGCCATGATCTCCAGACTGGACAACCAGAAAGGGCTCGATCTGCTCCTCGTCGTCCTGGACCGTCTGCTCGAGAGGGATACGGGTCTCATCATCCTCGGATCGGGCGATCCTCGCATTCAGTCTGGCCTGGAGGAAGCGGTCACACGCTTCCCCGGACGAATGGCCCTTCGGACGGGGTTCGACGACCCCCTCGCGCACCGCATCATGGCCGGGGCCGATCTCTTTTTGATCCCTTCGAGATACGAGCCCTGCGGCCTCACCCAAATGTATGCCCTCAAGTACGGAACGGTTCCCGTCGTCCGCGCCACGGGGGGTCTCCAGGACACGATTGCACCGTTCGAACGGGATACGGGGCGGGGAAACGGTTTTACCTTTTCCGCATACGCGCCGGAGGCCTTCTTCGATGCGATTCTCCAGGCCCTTTCCCTCTTCAGCGAACCCGGCCATTGGGCACGCCTCCAATCGAACGGCATGGCCGCCGATTTCTCCTGGGCGCGTTCGGCCGGGCTCTACCTTGAGCTGTACGAAGGACTCCTCGGAAAATCGAGTGGCGGATGA
- a CDS encoding OmpA family protein codes for MKRWNAVLLVLCGCAFFVGGCAQTQEAMKTDTGKGVAIGAATGALAGAIIGHQSGHKGAGAAIGAAAGAAVGGAIGYKMDQQKKELEQIPNTTVEQKEDRLVVTMSNAILFDVNSTALKPASQSTLVQMADVMVRYPDSDIIVAGHTDSTGSEKYNQDLSERRATAVRNYLITKGVGAGRITAIGFGETMPVASNDTASGREQNRRVEVEIKPRPEAAS; via the coding sequence ATGAAGCGATGGAATGCGGTTTTATTGGTACTGTGCGGCTGTGCCTTTTTTGTCGGTGGATGTGCCCAGACGCAGGAGGCTATGAAGACGGACACGGGAAAAGGGGTTGCTATCGGCGCCGCTACGGGCGCGCTGGCCGGCGCGATCATCGGCCACCAGTCCGGACATAAAGGGGCCGGGGCGGCCATCGGCGCCGCTGCGGGGGCTGCGGTAGGCGGAGCCATCGGCTACAAGATGGATCAGCAGAAGAAGGAATTGGAGCAGATCCCGAACACAACGGTCGAGCAGAAGGAGGACCGCTTGGTCGTCACCATGTCGAATGCCATCCTCTTCGATGTAAACTCGACGGCGCTCAAGCCGGCGTCCCAGTCGACGCTCGTTCAAATGGCGGACGTGATGGTCCGGTATCCGGACAGTGATATCATCGTTGCCGGCCACACGGACAGTACGGGGTCCGAGAAGTACAATCAGGACCTTTCGGAGCGCCGCGCAACGGCTGTCCGAAATTACCTGATCACCAAAGGGGTCGGTGCGGGCAGGATCACCGCCATCGGTTTCGGTGAAACGATGCCGGTCGCTTCGAACGACACCGCTTCAGGGAGGGAGCAGAACCGGCGTGTAGAGGTTGAAATCAAGCCGCGGCCGGAAGCCGCTTCGTGA
- a CDS encoding ATP synthase subunit I, whose amino-acid sequence MGSVDLFALAVWLLWGWVVGFFYFGGLYWTLRRLPRRSSPKIFLGLSYVIRVSVALMAFWLVLRRSFIGFLVTFVGFFIARFLVSRWVYTAIGKKSHGNQS is encoded by the coding sequence ATGGGCTCCGTTGATCTTTTTGCTTTAGCGGTCTGGCTCCTGTGGGGCTGGGTGGTCGGCTTCTTCTATTTCGGCGGCCTGTATTGGACCCTCCGCCGCCTGCCGCGGAGGTCGAGCCCCAAGATCTTTCTCGGGCTGAGCTATGTGATCCGTGTCAGCGTCGCCCTGATGGCGTTCTGGCTGGTGCTGCGGCGCAGTTTCATCGGTTTTCTGGTTACCTTTGTCGGGTTTTTCATCGCGCGGTTCCTGGTCAGCCGCTGGGTCTATACCGCCATCGGAAAAAAGAGCCATGGAAATCAGTCCTGA